DNA sequence from the Verrucomicrobiota bacterium genome:
CTCCCCGTTTGAGTAGAGCACAAGAATGTCGTGATTATTTGGCAGGCTGCGAAAAGCAAGGCTCTTTGCAGTTGTCCGCTTCCAAATGATTTCGTTGCGGAAATTTTCTTTTCCTAAAATCGCATCGCACAGCAGCTTGAGATAATGCGACGCCGTCGGATCGCAGTGCAGGTAAAGCGAGCCGGTGGGTTTGAGCACGCGGCGCAGTTCCACCAGTCGCGGCGCCATCATCGCGAGGTAGGCCATCATGTCGTTCGTGCCGAGAAAGGTTTTGAACGCCTGCATGACCTCGCTGACTTTGCCGGGCTGAAGAATCAGTTCTTCATAAACGCGCTGGCTTTCCTGGTTCCAAGTCCACGTGTCCTCGAAGGCGCGAATCTGGCTGGCGGCGGCGCTGCCGTCCTTTTCCTGAAAGAAGGC
Encoded proteins:
- a CDS encoding site-specific DNA-methyltransferase, which encodes MGTLYYGDNLDIMRRYLKDETVDLVYLDPPFNSAQNYNAFFQEKDGSAAASQIRAFEDTWTWNQESQRVYEELILQPGKVSEVMQAFKTFLGTNDMMAYLAMMAPRLVELRRVLKPTGSLYLHCDPTASHYLKLLCDAILGKENFRNEIIWKRTTAKSLAFRSLPNNHDILVLYSNGE